A single genomic interval of Chrysemys picta bellii isolate R12L10 chromosome 8, ASM1138683v2, whole genome shotgun sequence harbors:
- the BRD8 gene encoding bromodomain-containing protein 8 isoform X5, whose amino-acid sequence MLAFEFWKGATTLAKTGFWWYGCLKHCASQYSELLETTETPKRKRGEKGEVVETVEDVIVRKLTAERVEELKKVIKETQEKYRKKKMEEEEAEMKRKATDAAYQARQAVKNPPRRLTGVMVRSPAGSTSPGRDYALGDLSQQNVEETSPGVTPGTLPSTPVASFIGIPDTPPGSAPLDAPITLVTDESPQKKMLGQKATPPPSPLLSELLKKGSLLPTSPRLVGESEMAVASGHMNSSGVLLEVGGVLPVLHGGEMQLASGTVPASPAASGAPTLSRLLEAGPAQFTTPLASFSAVASEPPAKLLPPPVESVSQATIVMMPTLSAPSVVPPTATPESVVTVSQSDTCVSMEAVSDPHTVTVSMDSSEISMIIDSIKKECLGTGTGSAAGPSKDHSMDGKEDLDLAEKMDIAVSYTGEELDFETVGDIIAIIEDKVDDHPEVLDVAAVEAALSFCEETDDPQALTGPWEHPIQQDHEKQAQIPHVGVTVKQERRDCDEPEAKEIQDLISIGELGSEIKTESAELEQNELDSEEATVGAVQIAETPELRSRETEEQQKAAAIVRENSETETESAKGEAATHSTVKIETPPDDDSSPPNVLNASDDSSQADAQHKFELSESMKEEARAVFGKDAQGEDDDEDGASEAASLEEPKEEDQGEGYLSEMDNEPPVSESDDGFSIHNAPLQSHTLADSIPSSPASSQFSVCSEDQEAIQAQKIWKKAIMLVWRAAANHRYANVFLQPVTDDIAPGYHSIVQRPMDLSTIKKNIENGLIRTTAEFQRDIMLMFQNAVMYNSSDHDVYHMAVEMQRDVLEQIQQFLATQLIMQTSESGISAKSLRGRDSTRKQDASEKDSVPMGSPAFLLSLFDGGTRGRRCAIEADMKMKK is encoded by the exons ATGCTGGCTTTTGAGTTTTGGAAAGGGGCTACAACTCTTGCTAAGACAGGCTTCTGGTGGTATGGCTGCTTGAAG CACTGTGCATCTCAGTATTCGGAGCTTCTGGAGACCACAGAGACCCCCAA GAGAAAACGTGGTGAGaaaggggaggttgtggaaactgtGGAAGATGTCATCGTGCGGAAACTGACAGCAGAACGAGTTGAGGAGTTGAAGAAAGTGATCAAGGAGACACAGGAGAAGTATAG gaagaaaaaaatggaagaggaggaggcggagatgaAGAGGAAGGCTACAGATGCTGCTTATCAGG CTCGTCAGGCAGTTAAGAACCCCCCTCGAAGGTTGACCGGTGTGATGGTCCGCTCTCCTGCAGGTTCAACCTCCCCTGGAAGGGACTATGCTCTGGGGGACTTGTCTCAGCAAAATGTGGAGGAGACCAGCCCAGGG GTAACTCCAGGGACATTGCCCAGCACCCCAGTTGCCTCCTTCATTGGGATCCCTGACACCCCTCCAGGTTCAGCTCCCCTGGATGCCCCCATAACCCTAGTCACTGATGAGTCACCCCAGAAAAAGATGCTAGGACAGAAAGCAACTccgcctccttcccctctgctctcGGAGCTACTGAAGAAGGGCAGCCTCCTTCCCACAAGCCCCAGGCTG GTTGGTGAAAGCGAGATGGCAGTGGCTTCTGGTCACATGAATAGCTCAGGAGTCCTCCTGGAGGTAGGAGGGGTTCTTCCAGTGCTGCATGGTGGGGAAATGCAGTTGGCATCTGGTACTGTCCCTGCATCACCTGCTGCTTCAG GTGCTCCTACTCTTTCTCGGCTTCTAGAAGCTGGTCCTGCACAGTTCACCACACCTCTTGCTTCCTTCTCCGCTGTTGCCAGCGAACCTCCAGCTAAACTCCTGCCACCCCCTGTAGAGTCTGTGTCCCAGGCAACCATTGTCATGATGCCCACGCTGTCAGCACCATCCGTTGTGCCACCCACTGCAACTCCAGAGAGCGTAGTGACAG TGAGCCAGTCAGACACTTGTGTTTCCATGGAGGCAGTGTCTGATCCCCACACAGTGACGGTGTCTATGGACAGCAGTGAAATCTCCATGATCATTGATTCCATCAAGAAAGAGTGTCTGGGTACTGGTACTGGCAGTGCTGCTGGGCCTTCCAAAGATCACAGCATGGATGGGAAAGAAGATCTGGATCTGGCTGAGAAGATGGACATTGCAGTCTCCTATACTGGGGAAGAGCTGGACTTTGAAACTGTTGGAGATATTATAGCCATCATTGAGGACAAG GTAGATGACCATCCTGAAGTCCTGGATGTAGCAGCAGTTGAAGCTGCTTTGTCTTTCTGTGAAGAGACTGATGACCCCCAGGCCTTGACTGGCCCATGGGAGCATCCAATTCAGCAGGACCATGAGAAACAGGCACAGATCCCCCATGTGGGAGTGACTGTGAAGCAGGAGAGGCGAGACTGCGATGAACCAGAGGCAAAGGAAATCCAAGACCTAATAAGTattggggagctgggctcagaaATAAAGACAGAATCTGCAGAGCTGGAGCAGAATGAATTGGACTCTGAGGAAGCCACAGTAGGAGCCGTGCAAATAGCAGAAACACCCGAGCTCAGGAGTCGAGAGACGGAGGAGCAGCAGAAAGCGGCTGCTATCGTGAGAGAGAACTCTGAAACGGAGACAGAATCAGCCAAGGGAGAAGCAGCAACACACAGTACGGTGAAGATAGAG ACGCCACCTGATGATGATTCATCCCCTCCAAATGTCCTAAATGCAAGTGACGACTCCTCACAGGCTGATGCTCAGCACAAATTTGAGCTGTCAG AGTCAATGAAGGAAGAGGCCCGCGCTGTCTTTGGGAAG GATGCTCAGggtgaagatgatgatgaggatggtgCCAGTGAGGCTGCCAGTCTGGAGGAACCCAAGGAGGAAGACCAGGGTGAGGGGTACCTATCGGAAATGGATAATGAGCCCCCCGTGAGTGAGAGTGATGATGGCTTCAGTATCCATAATGCACCTTTGCAGTCTCACACTCTAGCTGATTCCAtccccagcagccctgcctcCTCGCAGTT CTCTGTTTGCAGTGAGGACCAGGAAGCAATTCAAGCCCAGAAGATCTGGAAAAAAGCTATTATGCTAGTTTGGAGAGCAGCAGCTAATCACAG ATATGCCAATGTCTTCCTACAACCTGTGACCGATGATATAGCACCAGGCTACCACAGTATCGTGCAGAG GCCAATGGATTTATCTACCATTAAGAAAAATATTGAGAATGGGCTGATCCGAACCACAGCTGAGTTCCAGCGTGACATCATGCTGATGTTCCAGAATGCAGTCATGTACAACAGCTCTGACCATGACGTATACCACATGGCTGTGGAGATGCAGCGAGACGTCTTAGAGCAGATCCAG CAATTTCTGGCCACACAGCTGATCATGCAGACATCAGAGTCCGGGATCAGTGCAAAGAGCCTGCGTGGGCGAGATTCTACTCGGAAacaagatgcttcagagaag GACAGCGTCCCCATGGGCTCTCctgccttccttctctctctcttt GATGGGGGAACCAGAGGGCGTCGCTGTGCCATTGAGGCTGACATGAAGATGAAGAAATGA
- the BRD8 gene encoding bromodomain-containing protein 8 isoform X4, protein MLAFEFWKGATTLAKTGFWWYGCLKHCASQYSELLETTETPKRKRGEKGEVVETVEDVIVRKLTAERVEELKKVIKETQEKYRQLKKDAELIQAGHMDSRLEELCNDIVVKKKMEEEEAEMKRKATDAAYQARQAVKNPPRRLTGVMVRSPAGSTSPGRDYALGDLSQQNVEETSPGVTPGTLPSTPVASFIGIPDTPPGSAPLDAPITLVTDESPQKKMLGQKATPPPSPLLSELLKKGSLLPTSPRLVGESEMAVASGHMNSSGVLLEVGGVLPVLHGGEMQLASGTVPASPAASGAPTLSRLLEAGPAQFTTPLASFSAVASEPPAKLLPPPVESVSQATIVMMPTLSAPSVVPPTATPESVVTVSQSDTCVSMEAVSDPHTVTVSMDSSEISMIIDSIKKECLGTGTGSAAGPSKDHSMDGKEDLDLAEKMDIAVSYTGEELDFETVGDIIAIIEDKVDDHPEVLDVAAVEAALSFCEETDDPQALTGPWEHPIQQDHEKQAQIPHVGVTVKQERRDCDEPEAKEIQDLISIGELGSEIKTESAELEQNELDSEEATVGAVQIAETPELRSRETEEQQKAAAIVRENSETETESAKGEAATHSTVKIETPPDDDSSPPNVLNASDDSSQADAQHKFELSESMKEEARAVFGKDAQGEDDDEDGASEAASLEEPKEEDQGEGYLSEMDNEPPVSESDDGFSIHNAPLQSHTLADSIPSSPASSQFSVCSEDQEAIQAQKIWKKAIMLVWRAAANHRYANVFLQPVTDDIAPGYHSIVQRPMDLSTIKKNIENGLIRTTAEFQRDIMLMFQNAVMYNSSDHDVYHMAVEMQRDVLEQIQQFLATQLIMQTSESGISAKSLRGRDSTRKQDASEKDSVPMGSPAFLLSLFDGGTRGRRCAIEADMKMKK, encoded by the exons ATGCTGGCTTTTGAGTTTTGGAAAGGGGCTACAACTCTTGCTAAGACAGGCTTCTGGTGGTATGGCTGCTTGAAG CACTGTGCATCTCAGTATTCGGAGCTTCTGGAGACCACAGAGACCCCCAA GAGAAAACGTGGTGAGaaaggggaggttgtggaaactgtGGAAGATGTCATCGTGCGGAAACTGACAGCAGAACGAGTTGAGGAGTTGAAGAAAGTGATCAAGGAGACACAGGAGAAGTATAG GCAGCTGAAGAAGGATGCAGAGCTGATCCAGGCTGGGCACATGGATAGCAGACTGGAGGAGCTGTGCAATGACATTGTGGT gaagaaaaaaatggaagaggaggaggcggagatgaAGAGGAAGGCTACAGATGCTGCTTATCAGG CTCGTCAGGCAGTTAAGAACCCCCCTCGAAGGTTGACCGGTGTGATGGTCCGCTCTCCTGCAGGTTCAACCTCCCCTGGAAGGGACTATGCTCTGGGGGACTTGTCTCAGCAAAATGTGGAGGAGACCAGCCCAGGG GTAACTCCAGGGACATTGCCCAGCACCCCAGTTGCCTCCTTCATTGGGATCCCTGACACCCCTCCAGGTTCAGCTCCCCTGGATGCCCCCATAACCCTAGTCACTGATGAGTCACCCCAGAAAAAGATGCTAGGACAGAAAGCAACTccgcctccttcccctctgctctcGGAGCTACTGAAGAAGGGCAGCCTCCTTCCCACAAGCCCCAGGCTG GTTGGTGAAAGCGAGATGGCAGTGGCTTCTGGTCACATGAATAGCTCAGGAGTCCTCCTGGAGGTAGGAGGGGTTCTTCCAGTGCTGCATGGTGGGGAAATGCAGTTGGCATCTGGTACTGTCCCTGCATCACCTGCTGCTTCAG GTGCTCCTACTCTTTCTCGGCTTCTAGAAGCTGGTCCTGCACAGTTCACCACACCTCTTGCTTCCTTCTCCGCTGTTGCCAGCGAACCTCCAGCTAAACTCCTGCCACCCCCTGTAGAGTCTGTGTCCCAGGCAACCATTGTCATGATGCCCACGCTGTCAGCACCATCCGTTGTGCCACCCACTGCAACTCCAGAGAGCGTAGTGACAG TGAGCCAGTCAGACACTTGTGTTTCCATGGAGGCAGTGTCTGATCCCCACACAGTGACGGTGTCTATGGACAGCAGTGAAATCTCCATGATCATTGATTCCATCAAGAAAGAGTGTCTGGGTACTGGTACTGGCAGTGCTGCTGGGCCTTCCAAAGATCACAGCATGGATGGGAAAGAAGATCTGGATCTGGCTGAGAAGATGGACATTGCAGTCTCCTATACTGGGGAAGAGCTGGACTTTGAAACTGTTGGAGATATTATAGCCATCATTGAGGACAAG GTAGATGACCATCCTGAAGTCCTGGATGTAGCAGCAGTTGAAGCTGCTTTGTCTTTCTGTGAAGAGACTGATGACCCCCAGGCCTTGACTGGCCCATGGGAGCATCCAATTCAGCAGGACCATGAGAAACAGGCACAGATCCCCCATGTGGGAGTGACTGTGAAGCAGGAGAGGCGAGACTGCGATGAACCAGAGGCAAAGGAAATCCAAGACCTAATAAGTattggggagctgggctcagaaATAAAGACAGAATCTGCAGAGCTGGAGCAGAATGAATTGGACTCTGAGGAAGCCACAGTAGGAGCCGTGCAAATAGCAGAAACACCCGAGCTCAGGAGTCGAGAGACGGAGGAGCAGCAGAAAGCGGCTGCTATCGTGAGAGAGAACTCTGAAACGGAGACAGAATCAGCCAAGGGAGAAGCAGCAACACACAGTACGGTGAAGATAGAG ACGCCACCTGATGATGATTCATCCCCTCCAAATGTCCTAAATGCAAGTGACGACTCCTCACAGGCTGATGCTCAGCACAAATTTGAGCTGTCAG AGTCAATGAAGGAAGAGGCCCGCGCTGTCTTTGGGAAG GATGCTCAGggtgaagatgatgatgaggatggtgCCAGTGAGGCTGCCAGTCTGGAGGAACCCAAGGAGGAAGACCAGGGTGAGGGGTACCTATCGGAAATGGATAATGAGCCCCCCGTGAGTGAGAGTGATGATGGCTTCAGTATCCATAATGCACCTTTGCAGTCTCACACTCTAGCTGATTCCAtccccagcagccctgcctcCTCGCAGTT CTCTGTTTGCAGTGAGGACCAGGAAGCAATTCAAGCCCAGAAGATCTGGAAAAAAGCTATTATGCTAGTTTGGAGAGCAGCAGCTAATCACAG ATATGCCAATGTCTTCCTACAACCTGTGACCGATGATATAGCACCAGGCTACCACAGTATCGTGCAGAG GCCAATGGATTTATCTACCATTAAGAAAAATATTGAGAATGGGCTGATCCGAACCACAGCTGAGTTCCAGCGTGACATCATGCTGATGTTCCAGAATGCAGTCATGTACAACAGCTCTGACCATGACGTATACCACATGGCTGTGGAGATGCAGCGAGACGTCTTAGAGCAGATCCAG CAATTTCTGGCCACACAGCTGATCATGCAGACATCAGAGTCCGGGATCAGTGCAAAGAGCCTGCGTGGGCGAGATTCTACTCGGAAacaagatgcttcagagaag GACAGCGTCCCCATGGGCTCTCctgccttccttctctctctcttt GATGGGGGAACCAGAGGGCGTCGCTGTGCCATTGAGGCTGACATGAAGATGAAGAAATGA